ttcctttgaagGCTTACTGTAAGATTGATGGAGTCCCTACAGATATTCTAATCAATGGAATCGCTGGCCAAAATCGAGCAGTAAGTTTTGGGTTGCTTTTTTTTCATTACGCTTCATGATTTGTGTTTGAAGTTCATACTTGTGTTTCTGTGTATAGGTGGAAGGAGATATTGTTGCTGTTAAACTGGATCCGCTCTCACTGTGGCCCAAGATGAAAGGATTTGTTACGGAAAATGTTGCCAAGCCTGAAGAAACCAACAGTCCCCCAGAAAAAGATGAGCGTCTCAGCCATTTGGAAAGAGGCGAGATAGATGCTCAACAGAACAAATGTTCAGTTATAGGACAAGGAGCTGAGAACTGTGTTAGTCGCAACTCTATGCCATTACTGGATTCATGTTCTCTTGGTGAGCAGACAGGAAATGGCACTGCGGTTGAGAAGCTATGcgtcatccttagttccttcCCCAACAAACGACCAACTGGACAAGTAGTTGCTGTTGTTGAAAAATCACTTGTAAGAGATTCCATTGTTGGATTGCTGGATGTGAAGCGATGGATTCATTACAAGGAAGCTAATGCAAGAACGAGCAAGTCTCTTTCTGATGATGATTACATCCAACTGATGCCTGCAGACCCTAGGTTTACTAAATTGATCGTTCCCTTCCATGCCTTACCTGGAGGCATTCGAGCAAGACTTGAGAGTATGGATCCAACTCTCGAGGCAGAGCTGGTTGCTGCCCAAATTGTGGACTGGAGCGAAGGGAGTCAGTTTCCCCTAGCTCAGATTACGCATATGTTTGGCCGAGGCAGTGAACTGGAGCCCCAGATCAATGCGATATTATATCAGAACTCGGTTTGCGATTCTGAGTTTTCTCATGACTCGCTTGCTAGTCTTCCACGTGCTCCTTGGGAAGTACCAGAAGAAGAGGTTCAGCGAAGAAAAGATCTTAGAGACCTGTGTGTATTTACCATCGACCCCTCAACGGCTACAGACCTCGATGATGCTCTATCAGTTCAAAGTTTACCCGGCGGTTTTTTAAGAGTCGGTGTTCACATTGCTGATGTCTCCTACTATGTTTTACCAGACACTGCCCTTGACACAGAAGCTCAGTTTAGGTCGACGAGTGTTTACATGCTGCGGAGAAAAATACCAATGTTGCCTCCATCATTGTCCGACAACGTAGGTTCACTTAATCCAGGAGTTGACAGGCTTGCCTTTTCCATCTTCTTGGATTTAAACAGAGAAGGGGTTGTCACAGATCGCTGGATTGGTCGTACTGTTATAAAATCGTGCTGCAAGCTTTCGTATGACCATGCTCAAGACATTATAGACGAGAAGCACGACGTTGCAGCAAATAGCCGGCCTGCTTTGCACGGACCTTTCGAGTGGAGTGATGTAGTTCGATCTATCAAACAGCTTAGTGAGATTTCAACCAATTTAAGGCAAAAAAGGTTTAGAAATGGAGCTTTGCAGCTGGAGAATTCTAAACCCTCTTTCCTCTTTGATGAACATGGAGTTCCGTATGAGTTTGTGCTGTACCCTACAAAGGCTTCAAACCATCTCGTTGAGGAGTTTATGCTTTTAGCAAACATGACAGCGGCTGAGGTGATTTCTCGAGCTTACCCTGACAGTGCACTGCTCCGGAGACATCCAGAACCTAATCTGCGCAAGCTCAAAGAGTTTGAAGGCTTTTGTGCAAAGCATGGTATGGAGTTGGACAGTTCTTCTTCTGGCCGGTTCCATGAATCTTTGGAGAAAATCACTGAAACCCTCAAGGATGACGCAGTTTTTGTAGACATTCTCAACAATTACGCTATGAAACCGATGCAATCTGCGTCTTACTTCTGCACCGGGAACTTGAAGGACTGTGTTGCTGAGTGGGGACACTACGCACTAGCTGTTCCTCTCTATACTCACTTCACATCTCCTCTTCGACGCTACCCTGACATAGTCGTCCACCGTGCCGTAGCGGCTGCTCTTGAAGCCGAGGAGTGCTTCTTAAAGCAGAAGCAAATATCAGTGAGAAGCTGCTTCACTGGTGTTCATTTCGATAAAGATGCTGTAGAATCTATGGAAGGCAAAGAAGCGTTATCTGTCGCTGGTTTGAAACATGGTGTTCCCTCCACTGAAAGGGTCTCTGAGATCGCTGCTTATTGCAATGAGAGGAAGCTGGCGTCTCGAAGAGTCAAAGATGCGTGTGATAAGCTCTACACTTGGTGTGTTCTAAAGAGAAAAAAGGCAAGTAGTATTAGAAACTTCTGCATCATAAGTAAAGCTTCTTATGTTTACGTTTGGTGATTAATTAATATCATTTTGTTTCCTTCTCTGCAGGTGTATCCATGCGAAGCTAGAGTAATGAACTTGGGACCAATGTTTATGACTATTTACATTAGCAAACTTGGCGTAAGTCTCTACTCATTCATTCACCATTTGTAAAACTATCGTAAATCTAACTCTTCTTATTTACGTTGCTGTTACAGATTGAACGGAGAATATACTACGACCGAGTCGAAGGCTTGTGTGCAGACTGGCTCGAGGCGACATCAACCTTAATCCTCGATAAACTCGAATTCAAAAGAGGTGGAAGAGGCTATCTGAAGCCCTTGAAAGAGGTTGCTTATTTGGTGAGTCCTAGTGACACATGCGCTGCTAAATGCAGTGCAATGTCTGTTACCGACACCACCGAACAGAGAGAAGAAGTTGTCCCTGCGGTTTTTCCTTTGACCGTTCAAGTATTCTCGACCATTCCTGTGGCTCTTCACGCTGTTGGTGGAGATGATGGTCCGCTCGACATAGGAGCGAG
The sequence above is drawn from the Brassica napus cultivar Da-Ae unplaced genomic scaffold, Da-Ae ScsIHWf_1136;HRSCAF=1612, whole genome shotgun sequence genome and encodes:
- the LOC125596098 gene encoding DIS3-like exonuclease 2, with protein sequence MKKSVVSAEQQSAKAGERIENGDKDKKKKRRGSRRSKNTSGCVVEDIHVESSDGKAKDNNPNELTRASNVAFNSMPYSSASPLVPSAEVSKQLLSKSCPDPRDCEQSSIMDADLFQQVDECVSLRNIFSSHWSLDAVNQALEKGEVYKALFRVNAHNRSEAYCKIDGVPTDILINGIAGQNRAVEGDIVAVKLDPLSLWPKMKGFVTENVAKPEETNSPPEKDERLSHLERGEIDAQQNKCSVIGQGAENCVSRNSMPLLDSCSLGEQTGNGTAVEKLCVILSSFPNKRPTGQVVAVVEKSLVRDSIVGLLDVKRWIHYKEANARTSKSLSDDDYIQLMPADPRFTKLIVPFHALPGGIRARLESMDPTLEAELVAAQIVDWSEGSQFPLAQITHMFGRGSELEPQINAILYQNSVCDSEFSHDSLASLPRAPWEVPEEEVQRRKDLRDLCVFTIDPSTATDLDDALSVQSLPGGFLRVGVHIADVSYYVLPDTALDTEAQFRSTSVYMLRRKIPMLPPSLSDNVGSLNPGVDRLAFSIFLDLNREGVVTDRWIGRTVIKSCCKLSYDHAQDIIDEKHDVAANSRPALHGPFEWSDVVRSIKQLSEISTNLRQKRFRNGALQLENSKPSFLFDEHGVPYEFVLYPTKASNHLVEEFMLLANMTAAEVISRAYPDSALLRRHPEPNLRKLKEFEGFCAKHGMELDSSSSGRFHESLEKITETLKDDAVFVDILNNYAMKPMQSASYFCTGNLKDCVAEWGHYALAVPLYTHFTSPLRRYPDIVVHRAVAAALEAEECFLKQKQISVRSCFTGVHFDKDAVESMEGKEALSVAGLKHGVPSTERVSEIAAYCNERKLASRRVKDACDKLYTWCVLKRKKVYPCEARVMNLGPMFMTIYISKLGIERRIYYDRVEGLCADWLEATSTLILDKLEFKRGGRGYLKPLKEVAYLVSPSDTCAAKCSAMSVTDTTEQREEVVPAVFPLTVQVFSTIPVALHAVGGDDGPLDIGARLYVSSYYR